A genomic region of Carassius carassius chromosome 13, fCarCar2.1, whole genome shotgun sequence contains the following coding sequences:
- the LOC132155476 gene encoding uncharacterized protein LOC132155476 — MGLLSRLKEATGLECVREPCVHPKDSPIMTENHQPAPVGALESDGGRSMKSFWKWAALHFPSRRKGTYDLAKAEEKYGTEAETQWRDSDDPAPEDLIAAEEQQKHSVLDKNQSELCVHPKDGPITSESRHPHPSEIDGGREQEGREEKKKKKKKSFWKWPALHFPCSGAGTYDLAEVEEKYWIEAGTHWRDSDDPAPEDLLAAEEQQKHSVLDKNQSELCVHPKDGPITSESRHPHPSEIDGGREQEGIEEKKKKKKKSFWKWPALHFPCSGAGTYDLAEVEEKYWIEAGTHWRDSDDQSVHEHCVQPKHSPTRSEEMPVSAVENDGGRTEAGREEVLLTTEEQLVQDILDKGKKKKSLFV; from the exons ATGGGACTGCTTTCAAGACTAAAAGAAGCGACTGGTTTGGAGTGTGTACGAGAACCCTGTGTACACCCCAAAGACTCCCCCATCATGACGGAGAACCATCAACCGGCGCCGGTTGGTGCTCTTGAGAGCGATGGAGGGAGATCGATGAAGAGCTTCTGGAAGTGGGCCGCTCTTCACTTTCCTTCACGCAGAAAGGGAACATATGACCTGGCCAAAGCCGAGGAGAAATACGGGACAGAGGCGGAAACACAGTGGAGAGATAGCGATG ATCCAGCTCCTGAAGACCTCATTGCTGCTGAGGAACAGCAGAAACACAGCGTCCTGGACAAGA ACCAGAGTGAACTCTGTGTACATCCCAAAGACGGCCCCATCACATCAGAGAGCCGTCATCCTCATCCGTCTGAGATTGATGGAGGAAGAGAGCAGGAAGGGagagaggagaagaagaagaagaagaagaagagcttcTGGAAGTGGCCTGCTCTTCACTTTCCTTGCAGTGGAGCTGGAACATATGATCTGGCCGAAGTGGAAGAGAAATACTGGATAGAGGCGGGAACGCACTGGAGAGATAGCGATG atCCAGCTCCCGAAGACCTCCTTGCTGCTGAGGAACAGCAGAAACACAGCGTCCTGGACAAGA ACCAGAGTGAACTCTGTGTACATCCCAAAGACGGCCCCATCACATCAGAGAGCCGTCATCCTCATCCGTCTGAGATTGATGGAGGAAGAGAGCAGGAAGGGAtagaggagaagaagaagaagaagaagaagagcttcTGGAAGTGGCCTGCTCTTCACTTTCCTTGCAGTGGAGCTGGAACATATGATCTGGCCGAAGTGGAAGAGAAATACTGGATAGAGGCGGGAACGCACTGGAGAGATAGCGATG ACCAGAGTGTACACGAACACTGCGTACAACCCAAACACTCCCCCACCAGGTCTGAAGAGATGCCTGTTAGTGCTGTTGAGAACGATGGAGGGAGAACGGAGGCAGGGAGAGAGGAAGTCCTCCTCACTACTGAGGAACAGCTCGTGCAGGACATCCTGGACAAGGGTAAGAAGAAGAAATCT TTGTTTGTGTGA
- the LOC132155585 gene encoding serine/threonine-protein kinase pim-2-like, protein MLGEGGCGSVYEGTRCEDGLKVAVKCSEKTPDMSYIRVPGHPKRLPMEIGLMLMANNGPSVSQIIKLLDWEDDTDHYVIVMERPVPCVDLFTYVDDEERLDEGIARNIMRQIIDAAKTCCDRGVFHRDIKLENILVNQDTMEVKLIDFGCGAVMKKSAFKSFSGTKEYCPPEFNLKGRYKAKPTTVWTLGFILFEMLCGECPTSYDQHKITVNLWTRPGLSKECCQMICDCLQPDPQRRLSLDKMHLHDWFKVTE, encoded by the exons ATGCTTGGTGAAGGAGGATGTGGCAGTGTTTATGAAGGGACTCGCTGCGAGGATGGACTTAAG GTGGCTGTGAAATGTTCAGAGAAGACGCCAGACATGTCATATATCAGAGTG CCTGGTCATCCCAAACGTCTGCCAATGGAGATTGGCCTGATGCTCATGGCCAACAATGGCCCCAGCGTTTCCCAGATCATTAAGCTGCTCGACTGGGAGGATGACACAGATCACTACGTGATAGTCATGGAGCGACCAGTGCCTTGCGTGGATTTGTTTACTTATGTGGATGATGAAGAAAGGCTTGACGAGGGGATTGCAAGAAATATTATGCGGCAGATCATTGATGCCGCTAAAACTTGCTGCGATCGTGGTGTCTTCCATCGTGATATAAAACTGGAGAACATCTTGGTGAACCAGGACACCATGGAGGTCAAATTAATTGACTTCGGGTGCGGCGCAGTCATGAAGAAATCTGCCTTCAAATCCTTTAGTG GCACGAAAGAGTACTGTCCACCTGAGTTCAACTTGAAGGGCAGGTACAAAGCAAAGCCAACCACAGTGTGGACACTAGGGTTCATCTTGTTTGAAATGCTGTGCGGGGAATGTCCTACATCCTACGACCAACACAAGATCACTGTGAACCTCTGGACCAGACCTGGCTTGTCAAAAG AATGCTGCCAGATGATTTGTGATTGTCTGCAGCCTGATCCACAGAGGAGACTCAGTCTGGACAAGATGCATCTCCACGACTGGTTTAAG GTCACAGAGTAA
- the LOC132155938 gene encoding serine/threonine-protein kinase pim-2-like isoform X2: MPVSAVENDGGRTEAGREEVLLTTEEQLVQDILDKGHIRNQYKIGRMLGEGGCGSVYEGTRCEDGLKVAVKCSEKTPDMSYIRVPGHPKRLPMEIGLMLMANNGPSVSQIIKLLDWEDDTDHYVIVMERPVPCVDLFTYVDDEERLDEGIARNIMRQIIDAAKTCCDRGVFHRDIKLENILVNQDTMEVKLIDFGCGAVMKKSAFKSFSGTKEYCPPEFNLKGRYKAKPTTVWTLGFILFEMLCGECPTSYDQHKITVNLWTRPGLSKECCQMICDCLQPDPQRRLSLDKMHLHDWFKVTE, from the exons ATGCCTGTTAGTGCTGTTGAGAACGATGGAGGGAGAACGGAGGCAGGGAGAGAGGAAGTCCTCCTCACTACTGAGGAACAGCTCGTGCAGGACATCCTGGACAAGG GCCACATTCGCAATCAATATAAAATTGGACGCATGCTTGGTGAAGGAGGATGTGGCAGTGTTTATGAAGGGACTCGCTGCGAGGATGGACTTAAG GTGGCTGTGAAATGTTCAGAGAAGACGCCAGACATGTCATATATCAGAGTG CCTGGTCATCCCAAACGTCTGCCAATGGAGATTGGCCTGATGCTCATGGCCAACAATGGCCCCAGCGTTTCCCAGATCATTAAGCTGCTCGACTGGGAGGATGACACAGATCACTACGTGATAGTCATGGAGCGACCAGTGCCTTGCGTGGATTTGTTTACTTATGTGGATGATGAAGAAAGGCTTGACGAGGGGATTGCAAGAAATATTATGCGGCAGATCATTGATGCCGCTAAAACTTGCTGTGATCGTGGCGTCTTCCATCGTGATATAAAACTGGAGAACATCTTGGTGAACCAGGACACCATGGAGGTCAAATTAATTGACTTCGGGTGCGGCGCAGTCATGAAGAAATCTGCCTTCAAATCCTTTAGTG GCACGAAAGAGTACTGTCCACCTGAGTTCAACTTGAAGGGCAGGTACAAAGCAAAGCCAACCACAGTGTGGACACTAGGGTTCATCTTGTTTGAAATGCTGTGCGGGGAATGTCCTACATCCTACGACCAACACAAGATCACTGTGAACCTCTGGACCAGACCTGGCTTGTCAAAAG AATGCTGCCAGATGATTTGTGATTGTCTGCAGCCTGATCCACAGAGGAGACTCAGTCTGGACAAGATGCATCTCCACGACTGGTTTAAG GTCACAGAGTAA
- the LOC132155938 gene encoding serine/threonine-protein kinase pim-2-like isoform X1, with protein MPVSAVENDGGRTEAGREEVLLTTEEQLVQDILDKGHIRNQYKIGRMLGEGGCGSVYEGTRCEDGLKVAVKCSEKTPDMSYIRVPGHPKRLPMEIGLMLMANNGPSVSQIIKLLDWEDDTDHYVIVMERPVPCVDLFTYVDDEERLDEGIARNIMRQIIDAAKTCCDRGVFHRDIKLENILVNQDTMEVKLIDFGCGAVMKKSAFKSFSGTKEYCPPEFNLKGRYKAKPTTVWTLGFILFEMLCGECPTSYDQHKITVNLWTRPGLSKECCQMICDCLQPDPQRRLSLDKMHLHDWFKVLRLRLVKLFVGLV; from the exons ATGCCTGTTAGTGCTGTTGAGAACGATGGAGGGAGAACGGAGGCAGGGAGAGAGGAAGTCCTCCTCACTACTGAGGAACAGCTCGTGCAGGACATCCTGGACAAGG GCCACATTCGCAATCAATATAAAATTGGACGCATGCTTGGTGAAGGAGGATGTGGCAGTGTTTATGAAGGGACTCGCTGCGAGGATGGACTTAAG GTGGCTGTGAAATGTTCAGAGAAGACGCCAGACATGTCATATATCAGAGTG CCTGGTCATCCCAAACGTCTGCCAATGGAGATTGGCCTGATGCTCATGGCCAACAATGGCCCCAGCGTTTCCCAGATCATTAAGCTGCTCGACTGGGAGGATGACACAGATCACTACGTGATAGTCATGGAGCGACCAGTGCCTTGCGTGGATTTGTTTACTTATGTGGATGATGAAGAAAGGCTTGACGAGGGGATTGCAAGAAATATTATGCGGCAGATCATTGATGCCGCTAAAACTTGCTGTGATCGTGGCGTCTTCCATCGTGATATAAAACTGGAGAACATCTTGGTGAACCAGGACACCATGGAGGTCAAATTAATTGACTTCGGGTGCGGCGCAGTCATGAAGAAATCTGCCTTCAAATCCTTTAGTG GCACGAAAGAGTACTGTCCACCTGAGTTCAACTTGAAGGGCAGGTACAAAGCAAAGCCAACCACAGTGTGGACACTAGGGTTCATCTTGTTTGAAATGCTGTGCGGGGAATGTCCTACATCCTACGACCAACACAAGATCACTGTGAACCTCTGGACCAGACCTGGCTTGTCAAAAG AATGCTGCCAGATGATTTGTGATTGTCTGCAGCCTGATCCACAGAGGAGACTCAGTCTGGACAAGATGCATCTCCACGACTGGTTTAAGGTACTAAGACTAAGACTAGTTAAGCTTTTTGTTGGTTTAGTTTGA